From the Telopea speciosissima isolate NSW1024214 ecotype Mountain lineage chromosome 9, Tspe_v1, whole genome shotgun sequence genome, the window TGAAACATATCAAACCACTTAGAGTTACCAAAACTTTGATCAAGAATGGCCTCCACTTGACCCCTCACCTTGTTGTTCGACCAAGTAAACTTTTTACCAAAGGAGGGCCTCTCTTCTCTTCCGATAGCAACGTTGCATTAAAATCCCCCGTCACCAACCAAGGAACCAAACCCAAATTCAGGTTAAGCAAATCTAACCACAGCTTCCTTCTATCCACACACAAATAGCTGGCATGAATGGTAGAGACATACAGTAAATTACCTCTCCACAATACAGACATAGTGATGTGCTGGTTTGAACTGGCAACCACCACAAGCCGAGCCATCTCCAATTTCCACATGATCCAAAAATTTGGAACAGCTCCCGAATGTAAATTGTGAATAAAGTCCACCGAGTAACCCAGTTTATTGAAAAATAAAGTCAAAAACTTATTAATCTCTACCTTCGGTTCTGCCAAGCAAATTAAATCCGGTCTCGAGTCTGAGATAATAGACGACAACGCCAAGCGAGTTGCATTTTTCCTACTTCCTCGTATATTCCAGAAGAGAACTTTCATTGGACACTGGAAGATTTTGTTGCCAAACGCTCTGAGCATTTGCGACCCTGCATATCCACTTGTGGACCTAtttaattttgaattatttaattacttatttCGCATCATTAAGAATTTATATAGTTTTAGCAAAAAtcgataaaaaggaaaaatccaCTAGTGATACCTTATTCActcccctctaggttatccaacagaGACAATATAGATGTGGTTATTTTTGCTATTGTAGGTTTTGTTCAACCTAACTTAGTGATTGCTCATGAGCTTCAGGCAATTATTGAAGAGTTAGAGGAAGCAATTAAACAGGGAATTCAAAGAATCATCATCCAATCTGACTCTAAAAATTCTATGGCTTATATGAAGGAGGCTAAGTGTGCACCTTGGAAGGTTTGGTGGATGCTAAATCACATTGTAAATATCCGTTCTCGTATCGTACATTTTTCTACCAGATCCATTTATTGTGAAGCTAATCAGTCTTCTTGgtcctttattttcttatggGATTTAATATTGTTTGAGGTAAACCCCCAAAGGAGTCAAGTCAACTTCGGATACCAGGTAGCACAGTAGTCATGAACGTTCTCTCAGGCTCTTGGGTGGATCATCAATGGAGTGCTGCTATTTGTGGTGAAACTAACTCCTGAAGGACAGTTAAGCTATAGTATGCCTTCTAGTGAGTTGGATAGGCCTTCCTTGAGTTATTCTCCTTTTGGTTCACCCTCTCCTCCAGTGAATGCTACTTGGAGCTCCTTGTTCGAAACTCTGACTAATGGGAATGAGGGGCGTTCTCTGCACATTGTTCCTCCAGTTCGTGAAGGGGAAATTAAAATTGCTAAACTGAACTCTTCAGAGTTGGAAGATGAAGTCTATAAATGGCGATGTACTCTCGTGGGTCATTTCATTGGGAAAAGAACTCCGTTTTATTTGGTGAAAGATACGCTTAAGAGACTTTGGAAGACCAAAGGAGTTGtacattcttttcttcttgaaaataggatattcattttcaaattctttgatGATTCAGACATGGCCAAGGTGCTGGAACAAGGTCTTTGGTTTGTGGCTAGGAAACCCCTTCATTTGAAGCCTATCGATATATCATCTCTCCCCATTTGGGTATCTCTGCCAGGTTTTCCCTTTCATTTATGGGGTGAAACTGGGTTGAGCACCATAGGCTCAGTGATTGGGAGGTCTTTGTGCTCAGATAGGAGAACTAAACTTCAGGACCGCCTAGCCTTTGCCCATCTGAGTATTGAAATTTATGTTGGAGATGATCTTCTGGAGACGATCTGAGTTGAAGACGGCTCAGGCTTTTCTTTCTCACAAGAGATTCGTTATGAATGGAAACCTCCTGTTTGCAATCTGTGCAAGGTTTTCGGGCACACTACGGTCTCTTGCACCAAGGCTGCTCCCCAATCTTCTAACCAAGTTCGTTGGCAAGCTATAGAACAAAGAAATGGTTTATGCTCGAGGTCTCTGAGGTATCTAAAAGAAACCATGCCGACGGGATCCTTCCTTCGCCGGTGCAGGTACGAGTGCAAGCATCGAACTTGGGGAGCGCCCCTTCCTCGTTGTCCAAGGTCCCTGAGCCCTCTGCGTTGGGCACTTTTCTTGAGGTTTCCCACTTTGGTGTTTCCTCTCCTGCTGCCGATCCTATAGGTCTACACCCCCCTCATTCCTAGCCTCTGCCTACTGTTGCTCCCAGGTCTGAACACGCTCCTTCTGTTACTCTCTGCCTGGCCTCCAATAGAAACCGGTTTGATACCCTCAACTTTGAATCTGAGTTGAATGAAATGGAAGCTCCCAATGGTCATATTGTTTCAACTATGCTGGACCCCACTCCCACTGGTGTGCCTGGGCCTAAGGATGTGTTTCAAGTGAATGAGTTGAAAGAAATGGAAGCTCCCAACGGTCATATTATTTCAACTATGCTGGACCCCACTGCTACTGGTGGGCCTGGGCCTAAGGAAGTGTTTCAAGTGAACGATCCTGAGAGGATTGAGTTGTTTGTTGACTTAAGGGTGGATCCCATTGTGAAGGAAGGCCCTCTAATTGAAGAAGGTGGCATTGTGGGTGTCATTGATCAGATTTCTTcttagggaaagaaaagaaaggggaagaaaggaaaaaaataaggtCGAGGTGGCAATTCGTTGGTTGTTGAAACACTACCTCTACTTCCCTTGTGGTCCCTATGGATGAAGGTCTCTCTAATACGTGTTCTATAGGGAATCAATCCGAGTTGGTGCAGGATGCTCCAATTGATAATCCGAATGAAGAAGTGGTGACCACTCCCCCTAATGTGCATGATAGGGCTTTTGATGTCAATGGTAGGGGAGCATTTGAATCTAATGGTGCCTTTTTGGATCGGGAGAGTCTTTCCTTAACTTCTAAGAATCATAGCAAGAGCTAGGTGATTCCTCCCATTCCTCCATATAATCATAATGGGAAGAAGGTCAATTTTACATATAGGTgattggttgtttgggtttgattATGTCCTTTGTTCCTGTTTGGAAGGTCTCTCATCAGCTTAACTAACCTGTAGGTTAGTCCTTTGTTTTGTTGTGGAGCtttctccttgttttctttttgttctttcccCCATTTTCTTTGGGGGGGAGTTGTTTCTTTCTGCTTagttaatatatttttaattcatcaaaaaaaaaatctgcccGCTGATCTTTTGTTTAAGTTGCTCCATAATCTTTGTAATAAGAGTGTATTAACCATGGAAGATTTGCCTACTGACAGTGTTTGATGTGTTTATAGAGATTCCATTGGCTCTGCTTGTAAGTATCCTCCGTATAGATAATTTAGGGGTGGATCTTGTCTActtttgcttccttttcttctccttataatgttgttttaatttttaggcAAAAGGTTGTGTGCACACTCGCACGACCATGCACACAGCCATCGGATAGAGTTGAAGGGTGCGCCCCATAGACCCTCATCCCCATCCAATGACTTTGTTGCACAAAatctttccccttttatttttatttaatatattatattttttttctattccaaaaaaaaaaacaaaaataatataagGGTTGGAGATAAAATTAATACAACATTATAAGGAGAAGAGAAGCAGTATAATGTTCAGTAGAATTCTATGTAGGAGGAAGTGATGGTAGCTGAACATTATGATCGGCCCAGCAGGTACCAACACAATATCAAGATTTTCTTTGTTAAACCACTTTTCTGTTCAGCTTGTAAGTCAAATTCACAGAAATGATGAGTTCAAATATTGCATCCAATGTGTGGTTTATATTGCCCTCTTAAGTAAATTGACATTTTGTCCCATGTGGGTTTGCTTAAGAATAAGGCTGGGACCGGATAAGTAGATATATAACCAGTTGTTTGAACTGGGGTTGTCCAGACACATAGGAGGCAAAATGACCAGCCCAACCCCAGTGACCACAATGATGTATCCGTCCTCccacatgtcttttttttttatagaactccaatgtgtctgggcgcagttGCATTCCCATGCGCTTCTGGCAGAGAATatcaccccttttttttttaatactatgGAATGGATTCTTTGTTTCGCAATTTATGGGATTAATTGAGCTAATTACCGACAAGAAGTATTGATTGCTTCATGATTAATGGTTAAACAATAATTAATCTTAACTTTACATAAAACTCCAAAGGCATAAGTGGGGACACATGAGAGTCTTTATATAACTCCAATCAGTCTAGGCTTGCCGTGGTGGTTTGCTACTCCCTTAAGAGAATTGCATCAGGAACTTGATTGGTGGTTCAAATATTCGTAGCCGTATCAAATCCATATTTACTTGCTTTCCAAGAAATGGAGCTCCTGTGGATACCATATTTGATCGCGTATGGATCTTTTCCTTGCCTCTTACGAGTCTTGATAACCAATAGGCGCTTGACAATTGCACCCAAAATACAATCAGTTTAGGCTGTCTCCAAATGGAAAATCAGTGTTTTCTTGCTCACCATGTTACGGCAATCAGGGCAATGTGACCTAAGACACACTAGCTTATAACATCTATAATAATCATAGACCATATGACGTTGACAcgattaaccaaaaaaaatatgacgTTGACACGACATAATGGGAGGGGTCGCCTAACGGGAAAACATATGGAATATTCTACTTAGATCCTGATTCCTGCTCTGCATATACTTtcccttataaataaacatgcATTGGAAGTAAACGtgattttcttgtttgtttttgggaaatttaAGTTTACGATCCTGTGGTTTTAAACAATTACATCTATTTCATGAATCTCCcttgtattttgaaagatttttaCGAACGTAATTTTAGCATTAGAtgagaacagttaagtgatgatatcaTCACCTAAATATTAACTTAATGctcataatacccttaatgaaggtGCTTTTACTTAGAAAGAGAAATTTATGTCTACCACCGTtatattttcaaataattatgtCTACCATCCTTAGagttttaaaaattatatacGTACCCCTGAATGCTAACTCTGctagttttattttgaaaagataaTTTTGCCCTTTCATAATTGTTATTAATAAACTCATCTCATCCAACCTTGTTACCATTGCTAGAGCGACAAGGGTTTGGGAGCTGACGACCTTCCATTTTGCAATGACCTACTACTCTGGCAATCACTTGCTACTCTGGCGGAAGTGCTACGCTTGATTTTGCAGAGGATGTGTGGGCGATGATTTTCCCTTTTAAGACGATGGTGTTTCAAACAAATGGAGATAAATATGTAAAAgcacctttctttctttttctttttttttggtgaatttaaaaaaaaaaatcaggggtGCTAGATGTAATTGTTTGAAGCCACAAGGATGGTAAAAATAAATTTCcttaataacaaataagaaaggacaaaattgtcttttcaaaataaactTAATAGAATTAGCACTTAGGGGTACAGATGTAATTTTAAAAATTCTAGGGATGATAgatgtaattgtttgaaaacatAGAGATAGTAAATGTAAATTTccgtttttttttcaaataaaagtaAACTTGAATGACAAGCACCCAGCTTAGAGGGTGAATCACCAAATCACTTTTCTCAAAAATATTTCACATATACTCTTAGGGCTGGAGATCTATATGTTGCCCTTGTCAATGAAATCTGAAATCTCCCACACCAGGTCAATAGGAGCATGGGATGCCGCATGGTTTATATACAATGGGCTCacattttagggaggagagacaGTGTTGGATTTGTGTCTTGTATTCTATAGGACTCACACAATTATTATTGGActtgtatatattttattgcATTAGTTATAGGTTTATTACATTTATAGAGGTAATATTGTAATTACGCCAAAGTTTGAGTGTACAAGGAATGCCACTTAATTGGTCATGCAGCGTGGCGTGTACCTATGTCCAGACACATCCGTGAACGAAATACGGGCGCACCCCCTCAACCGGGTGGTATTCTttatccctaaaaaataataaagaaatgataaaaatcaATATCAAATTAGTCTCGTCCCTAACCAATACCGATACATCATTGTCTTTTCCTCTTTCCAGACATCCTTAGATatcctctccctcttcctctgaCAAAAGTGGGAGGAGTGTTGAAGAGCTTGGTTCAGTAAAAACAAATTTGTTAATTGATCAGTTCTTTCTTGGTTCGGTAAAAGCAACTTGTGAGCCACTCACTAAGAATGGATTAATAGGTtcctaggtgaaaaggaagagcaatctggatatttaaaaacatgagggaaaaggagatgtaaaagtttaaaagcaagggaatttcagaaaagaagtttaaggtaggagagttttagtaaatataggctaagtgtaggggagtgatagtaattgcaAAAATTTTGATAACAATGAAGACTCGATGGAGTCAACATTTCTCATTTTTAGGAAATTAAGAAAGCGATCATGGGACCGTGCTCAAAGTAGAACATTAAATTATTGTAAGCGTTAATATATGATGATGGTTTGAACGAGAAATATATAAATGGTAAATTGGAACGTACATTACTATTTTGgccttttagtataacataatttttttcaatgaggataaCTATTGTGGTTTCATATATATACTCGAAAATTATGTAAGATAATGACCTTTTTTGATAAGgatataatgataagtcactttcaaattatttataaaaatttttTTATACTCCTAACTTTTATTTTGCTAAAGACTAGTGAAATACAAGAAAGGTAATGGCAATACCAAACTGATGACAAGTACCTGTGTGACAGACATCTTGGCCAAGAAAACTGTGGATGAGCATTGGGTAAATTCTTTTAAAGAAAGTTTTCATCCAAAGAGAAATTCTTTGCGACAGTGAAGGAAGACCccgttttttgttttgtaagtCTTAATTGGCTTTCCCTTGCTGATGGTAATGCCAAACGTGAGGGTTAAAATAAATTTAGATTTGAGGTGGCTGTTGATGGCTATGTTGAAAGTTGACCCTAAGATCAGTTGGTTTTTCTTGTATATAATTATTGTGTAGGAATGCCTTGACTTGTCTCTGTAAATGAAGGTGTAATTCTAAAGACATCTACATTACAATAAAACACACTTGTAGATTTATTGCGGGAAAATCCACAACAAAAAAATCTGTAGCTATAGATTTATTGCGGAAAAATCCATACTTAAAAATCCACAACTATAGATTTGCTGTGGAATAATCCACAACTAAAAATTCACAGCTATAGATTTGTTGCAGAAACATTCGCAGCTAAAAATTTGTAGTTATAGATTTGTTACGGAAAAATCCGCATAAAAAAATCTGCAACTATAGAGTTCCTTTTTCCTGGGATAAGAAATCCACAGTTATAGACATAGCAACAACACTTCTAGAATCGAGGATAGAAAACCGCAAGTAATTCGCAGCTATAGGCTATTATTCTGGATTTTTGGACCTGTTACTGCGGAAAAAAACTATAGTTATAAGCCCTTTTTGGTGTAGTGCTAGAGTTGTCATCTTAACCGACCCATAACTATAAACCCGATCCCGTACCATCCTAGTGATGAATACCTTAACGTACAATATTTTCATACATAGATGACGATaaagaatggatcatctgcagttacatgtgagaggtaaccacttatctttttttttcataaatacccctcttccCCTGATTTATCGAATTCGGGTCCAACCACcagtcctatttttgccatttacaaagagaggaggggtttttatggaaataaaattaaaatgtgattgagaTGTACGTTGGATGATCCATTCTCGCTGTATCGTCGTATATACATACATACCCAGTTTGGCCGGGAACTGGAGAGAAGTAAAGAGAGACTACAAACGGCACTTAAGCTATTaaatttgaataaataaataaaaaaaaaaggagaaagaagaacacATGGCTTGACTCTCCAAGATGATCACAAACACTGATGAGGTCATACAAGGAAAATCAATACTAAATAAATTAACTCAACACAAACAAATAAGTTGAACTCTCAAGGAAATTCCTCAGAATTACCAATAACATTGACATGAGTGCACAGGCGTGATGGATCTATTCACACATcatccaccttcttcttcttccccaccgGCGGATATTTATGCACCGGCGTCGAATTGGAGTCCAAGAAAAACAGAAGCACCACCGCAATCACACATGAAACAAACATTGGTATTGGCCCAAAACTCCAAAATAAGAAAGCCATGGCAAAATAGAGCAACCTCAACCCAAGCTGCCAAAAATTATTCGCCTTTACCACCGACGACTGCACGTAAATCACCGGCATATTCGCACACGGCGTGCTTATGAAGAAATCAGCCTGGATAAAGTACCTAGCTGACTGAACAAACGCCCCAAAGGATAACATGAAAGATAAGAGAATGCTTATGTATTTGAGGGAAATTGTGGTGGGGCTTGTGTCTCCAATTACAAACACGTTCTTTGCGAGATAGCCAGTTGAGCTTCCCAGTATTGATCCTATGAGAGTACCAAGTGTAAGGGTCATAGTAGCCAAGTAGATTGCACCTGATATGTTCGACGATATTACTGTTAGAGCTAGTCCTGTGTTACTCTCACCCTgcatatttcaaatttcaaatttcaaataccCATTAATCAGGATTATGAGATCAATAatttaattaaagaaataacaaaattacAATTAAGTTTAGTAGTAATCAAACCTGCATCATATTCTCAACCCATGCCTTTCTATTGATATTCTCATATCCGATTACTGTTGTTTCAGGATATCTTAGAACTCGGTAGATGAGGTAGAGATGGTAAGTGAACATTATCAAGAGCCCTGCTGGGACCAAGATCACGTCCAGGTATTTCACCACAAACTCCATTACCTACTCTTGACCTTCTCAGCTCCTTCTGGTTGTTCTTTGCATTTAGAACTTTGGAGATATGAGCTTGATGATGGTTTAGTTGTACATAAATCCAATTTGAAAGGAGGAATCAATAATGGTCATAGGCTCGTAGCTTATCTTTCTGGGTTAAATATATTAAGGAGAATTACGTAATGGGTTGGTCATGGGTGGGATAGAAGGGATATTAAATAGACAATATGGACCTTTGATTAAGGATACGTAATGAATGAAAATTGCAACACAGATAAACCTAGAAAAACTtgaacatgaaaaagaaaacgaCCTAAAactatagttggaaaatcaagttttgactAGGGAGTCATCCGACTCATActcaaaattttagaaaatctggTCAACTAAATCAGGGTAAAAGACTAAAAGATGGCGAGACTGGATCATAAATCGTCCGAGTCAATAAGACTCAGTTTTTAACCAAACCCTAAACTCTTCggctcccttctcttgttcaatggtataaattcaaaatgcattgatatgtgattcctttatttttctgattttgttcatatattatttctatttttttgctaatttatacatatttattgtattttttttatagacatatttattgtattaaaaaaattaaaaaatgtgaCTCATCTTAACTGAGTTTGACAAGATGAGTCACccaatatttttaaaaaacgaATCGAGttagaaaacctgattttccaaccaTACctaaaactaggggtgtcaataaccGCCCATTGACACCCTACCTAAAACATAGAAACACAACCAGGTTTGAACTGTGATGGATTCTAGGCATAAAATAAAGGGAGTGATGCATACACTAAGCAGTAAAATAGATCCATATGGCCTCACGTCCCTTGTCAATCACTCTCCCTCAACGTCTTTTCTAGATTTAATATAATATGAATGACTTCCATGTATGGGTTTCATGTCCTCATCTAATTACGTACCTAATGGGGCATCTAATATGGACAACTACCTTGGGTTTGTATTTAATAATTGCCTAACTGGTCCCTAAGAATCAAATTGGTCCTCACTCTTGTTGATAAAAGAGTGTAACTATAATTGGATGAGAATGTGGGACAGACTCACAGACCCTCGCTTGGTCTCTCCGTGCTTTGTATTGTATTGTAATTAAATGACGGCTTTCTTTGTTAACCTGTCCCTTACCCCaacccccaaaataaaaaataaaaaataaaaaacatttcTACTTCATAGTTCACGTACTAAGATTTTGATTTTCAATGATAGGGTCTATTATTGCTTACTCCAACTCATGCCACCATtcccctaaaaataaaaataaaaggtttaCCTTATTCGTGCCCAACTAACCCATTGCAATTTGCTTGGTTTACTTATTTTACTTGTATTTTGtttgcataatttttttttcctaatttggAGTCGGACTTAAATTGCATGATGGGAGGAGAACAAATTGGGAGGTGCATCAAGGTTGAAATTGTATTATCATATAACAACAATAATAACTAGTCTTATTGCcattaaatggggttggctacatcgATCCTTGTCTTCCAATTAgttctattcaaggtcatattTGATACAAGCTCTAAGCTATGTttgtctttcctcatcacttctcctatggtcattttaggtttgctcTTTgcttcttttagttccttcaatctaaatcatttttttttttggttaaatggcAGCAAAGAAATattaagaattaaagaaaaaattacaagtGTTTaacgtctaggcatacccaaacgaatacaagaaaacaaaggaaagagtgAAGTAGCCCACCTATAGCATAGTCATCAGCGGAAAAGCTCACCCTTCAATAGACGAACCAAAGAAGACCTCTAAGAAAATCGGAACCGTGGCCGACCCAGGATATCATCCATTATGGCATTCTTCACAAAGGAGGAAAACATCAACATCTGCGGGAGAGATTCACCCTGCTTCGCAATAGCTTTAGCGAGATAGTCTGCAACAGGATTTGCTTCCCTAAAGCAATGCATAATTCTCCAATGTATGCTCTCCATGAAGGGGAGAAGAGCATTCCAGTCTTGTCTAATAAACCAGGGGATCGATCTAGACTGCATAGCCAAAACAATAACCGCATAATCACTTTCAATCCAAAGCTTCAAAACAACCAAGGGTCTCAGCCCTCAAAAGACCCTAAATTACAACCTCAAATTCTACCACATAGTTCGTCTTGACACCTAGGAAAAAGCTGAAAGCTGAAATGGGGGAACTGATCTAGACTACATAGCCAAAACAATAACATCAGAATCACTTTCAATCCAAAGCTTCAAAACACCAAGGGTCTCAACCCTCAAAAGACCTTGAATTACAGCCTCAAATTTTGCCACATAATTCGTCTTGACACCTAGGAAAAAGCTGAAAGTTGAAATGGGGGAACCCAAGCTGTTTCGAAGAATACTATTCTCGCCCGTTCGATCTGCCTGGGTTGCCTAGCATCCATCCGTATTTAATTTAACCTTGTTCGAAAATGGTATACACCAAAGAACCTCTCTGATTAAATGGGAAGGCCTGGGAATAATAGGAATTTTAAAATAACTGGCACAAGAGACAATTTGAATTAAATCATTCCTCTATGCTAGAgaatccaaaggcctccattgaacattcTTATGCCACCACAAAcagactttctcatagcttatcatagattggagctactcccaaatcaattataatatgatcattcctccCTTTATACTTTCTAgctttgccactcatccatctcaacatcctcatttccacaacattgagtttatctatatgatgcttcttaattgcccaacattcgcaccatacatcatagctggtcgtatgACTATCCTATTAAATTTTCGTTTAacttttaaaggaatatgtctaTCACACAACAACCTGGAcatacctctccacttcatgcATCCTATTTTAAGTctatgtgaaacatcatcctctatatcaccttctttatttatgattgtaCTCAATACCTAAAATAATAACTTTAtagaatctccctctcatcaattttcaccacctcattatccgtcatagtgtaactaaaattacacaccatataccCTGTCTTAGCTCTACTTATCTTAAACCTTTTtcattccaaggttgatcttcaTAAACTCCAACTTCCcattaatcccttcttttatcTCATTCACCAatacaatatcatcagcaaaaagcatacaccaagtcACAAGTTAGGATCATAAGGAAAAGGACAAGGAAGATCAAGAACAGGGTGTGCCTAGGGACCCAGAGGGGTTAGAGGGATGCACATAATCTCGAGGAAGAGGTAGGCCGAGTAGAAAGCGCCGTGATCCACCAAATGTGATGCATCTACCCCTATCTCAAGTTGGCCATGTCAGCTATCAAAAGCCACTCTAGCTCATGCATCCAGTCTGGCAGAGGGACTAGTACAAACCGGTGCTCGGACCACTAACGAGTCACCCTCTCCCCCAGTTGAAAGGCATACCCGTCAGGGCCCCGGAAGAGGATATATCTCTGCCTAGTAAACCCCAAAGCCTCCTATTTAATTTATTGCATATGATGTATGTGTctttcaaacccaatttaatttgattaaattaattaattacatttCCTACTTTATGTGCTTGTCCTAATTGTTATATTTTGTACAACATCCCAAAAAGTACCCCTTATTGTTCACAACTATGG encodes:
- the LOC122638703 gene encoding uncharacterized protein LOC122638703, coding for MEFVVKYLDVILVPAGLLIMFTYHLYLIYRVLRYPETTVIGYENINRKAWVENMMQGESNTGLALTVISSNISGAIYLATMTLTLGTLIGSILGSSTGYLAKNVFVIGDTSPTTISLKYISILLSFMLSFGAFVQSARYFIQADFFISTPCANMPVIYVQSSVVKANNFWQLGLRLLYFAMAFLFWSFGPIPMFVSCVIAVVLLFFLDSNSTPVHKYPPVGKKKKVDDV